In the Mya arenaria isolate MELC-2E11 chromosome 11, ASM2691426v1 genome, one interval contains:
- the LOC128208898 gene encoding transmembrane protein 260-like isoform X2 yields MMKGKKGHMPKNNLLKAKSAEESNSDESFLEKSTEGWFDLSVIWIYSGVVLAVYVYTMYPSIPGGDSGELITAAHELGVAHPPGYPVFTLLSWLAIRLIPMGSVAWRVNLLNAAMSAGAAFVFSLAIYRQTCSVSSAVFGSSVWSFGSLAWTWAGQTEVFSLNNLFVAALLYLLVTFQQAASHIRVKVACTGALVSGLALCNQHTVVVYVAVIAVWVLTELARDKVLSLVTLVQVGVSFLCGLVPYIYLPLASTYSPARWTWGDQSSLWGFITHVLRREYGTFDLAKGQNKTSSSLMFNLWGYGGHCVQEFTLLVVILTIAGLCHAVTRILRPVLVCVAMAALYLGLFSWRANLDLDNKLYLGVVERFWMQADMVIIFCAAVGYSWLEKFMETKVAVVKHFKLGLAVAILACSLQMQRNFGECNQHENTAILEFGSRLYNNMPHNALVLTVGDLPSNVLRYMYRCENNRPDVQVLDQELMSYKWFVPRLRHAYPNVTFPGHHMDSKNGMLSNGQQVFNFRAFLNAHYGRYPIIGCIGMQEREISWKQEYELFPYGPCFLVTKKGKPLNIEEFLPLALNISKGWNYTYQGFDGRGWERVATDEMWSAKVNIPLELYLRATNHHKEGSQEYNDLMIKAYQFYKAAVDATPVNAIPFYWHTNYALACERLLRIDHGYSKAQLLNDTIFHFEMNLKKNPHDKDAKVIRESVENLKTFIGVIK; encoded by the exons AT GATGAAGGGGAAAAAAGGACACATGCCGAAAAACAACCTTTTGAAGGCAAAAAGTGCAGAAGAGTCCAATTCAGATGAAAGTTTTCTTGAGAAAAG CACTGAAGGATGGTTTGACTTGAGCGTCATATGGATCTACAGTGGTGTTGTTCTAGCAGTTTATGTGTATACCATGTATCCGTCAATTCCAGGGGGAGACTCAG GTGAACTTATTACAGCTGCTCATGAACTTGGT GTTGCCCATCCACCAGGCTACCCGGTTTTCACTCTGCTGTCCTGGCTTGCTATCAGGCTGATTCCCATGGGTTCTGTTGCCTGGAGAGTCAACCTCCTCAATGCTGCAATGTCTGCCGGAGCAGCCTTTGTCTTCAGCTTGGCCATCTATAG GCAGACTTGCAGTGTGAGTAGTGCAGTGTTTGGCTCGTCTGTATGGTCTTTTGGCAGCCTGGCATGGACCTGGGCGGGGCAGACAGAGGTATTCTCTCTCAACAACCTGTTTGTGGCTGCTCTGCTTTACCTTTTGGTCACTTTCCAGCAGGCTGCATCTCACATCAGGGTGAAG GTTGCTTGTACAGGAGCGTTGGTGAGCGGACTGGCTCTGTGTAACCAGCATACGGTGGTGGTCTATGTAGCTGTTATTGCTGTCTGGGTCCTCACAGAGCTTGCCAGGGACAAG GTGCTGTCATTGGTCACCCTAGTTCAGGTGGGTGTGTCCTTCCTGTGTGGACTGGTACCCTACATCTACCTACCATTAGCCTCAACTTATAGTCCTGCACGCTGGACATGGGGCGACCAGTCTTCACTCTGGGGATTTATCACACACGTCCTGCGTAGGGAGTATGGGACATTTGACCTTGCAAAG gGACAAAATAAAACCAGCAGCAGCTTGATGTTCAATCTCTG GGGCTATGGTGGTCACTGTGTTCAAGAATTCACGTTGCTGGTTGTCATTTTAACCATAGCCGGGCTTTGTCACGCAGTGACCAG GATCCTGCGGCCAGTGCTGGTGTGTGTTGCCATGGCAGCGTTGTACCTGGGTCTGTTCTCCTGGAGGGccaaccttgaccttgacaacAAACTCTATCTTGGAGTG GTGGAGAGGTTCTGGATGCAGGCTGACATGGTGATCATCTTTTGTGCTGCTGTTGGGTACAGCTGGCTTGAAAA GTTTATGGAAACAAAGGTGGCAGTTGTGAAGCACTTTAAACTGGGACTGGCTGTGGCCATTCTGGCCTGCAGTCTACAGATG caAAGAAACTTTGGTGAGTGTAACCAGCATGAGAACACTGCGATCCTTGAGTTTGGTTCCCGACTGTACAACAACATGCCCCATAATGCCCTGGTCCTCACCGTGGGCGATCTGCCCTCGAATGTTCTCAG atacatgtacaggtgTGAAAACAATAGGCCTGATGTTCAAGTCTTAGACCAAGAG CTGATGTCGTACAAGTGGTTTGTGCCGAGGTTGCGTCACGCCTACCCCAATGTGACATTCCCGGGACACCACATGGATAGTAAAAATGGCATGCTCAGTAACGGCCAGCAGGTCTTCAACTTCCGAGCCTTCCTGAATGCACACTACGGCAG GTATCCAATTATTGGATGTATTGGTATGCAGGAGAGAGAAATCTCCTGGAAGCAGGAGTATGAGTTGTTCCCCTATGGTCCGTGTTTCCTGGTCACCAAGAAGGGCAAGCCACTCAACATTGAGGAGTTCCTGCCCTTGGCTCTAAATATTTCAAAGGGCTGGAATTATACCTACCAAGG CTTTGATGGCCGTGGGTGGGAGAGAGTGGCTACAGATGAAATGTGGAGTGCCAA GGTAAACATTCCCCTGGAGTTGTACCTACGGGCCACTAATCACCACAAGGAAGGCAGCCAGGAGTACAACGATCTCATGATCAAGGCTTATCAG TTCTACAAGGCAGCAGTGGATGCAACCCCTGTGAATGCCATTCCATTTTACTGGCACACCAACTACGCCCTAGCGTGTGAGCGACTACTCCGGATAGACCATGGTTACTCCAAGGCACAGCTGCTCAATGACACTATATTCCACTTTGAAATGAACTTGAAGAAAAACCCACATGACAAGGATGCTAAAGTCATCAGAGAGTCTGTGGAAAACTTGAAAACGTTTATAGGTGTTATAAAGTAG
- the LOC128208898 gene encoding transmembrane protein 260-like isoform X1, translated as MMKGKKGHMPKNNLLKAKSAEESNSDESFLEKSSTEGWFDLSVIWIYSGVVLAVYVYTMYPSIPGGDSGELITAAHELGVAHPPGYPVFTLLSWLAIRLIPMGSVAWRVNLLNAAMSAGAAFVFSLAIYRQTCSVSSAVFGSSVWSFGSLAWTWAGQTEVFSLNNLFVAALLYLLVTFQQAASHIRVKVACTGALVSGLALCNQHTVVVYVAVIAVWVLTELARDKVLSLVTLVQVGVSFLCGLVPYIYLPLASTYSPARWTWGDQSSLWGFITHVLRREYGTFDLAKGQNKTSSSLMFNLWGYGGHCVQEFTLLVVILTIAGLCHAVTRILRPVLVCVAMAALYLGLFSWRANLDLDNKLYLGVVERFWMQADMVIIFCAAVGYSWLEKFMETKVAVVKHFKLGLAVAILACSLQMQRNFGECNQHENTAILEFGSRLYNNMPHNALVLTVGDLPSNVLRYMYRCENNRPDVQVLDQELMSYKWFVPRLRHAYPNVTFPGHHMDSKNGMLSNGQQVFNFRAFLNAHYGRYPIIGCIGMQEREISWKQEYELFPYGPCFLVTKKGKPLNIEEFLPLALNISKGWNYTYQGFDGRGWERVATDEMWSAKVNIPLELYLRATNHHKEGSQEYNDLMIKAYQFYKAAVDATPVNAIPFYWHTNYALACERLLRIDHGYSKAQLLNDTIFHFEMNLKKNPHDKDAKVIRESVENLKTFIGVIK; from the exons AT GATGAAGGGGAAAAAAGGACACATGCCGAAAAACAACCTTTTGAAGGCAAAAAGTGCAGAAGAGTCCAATTCAGATGAAAGTTTTCTTGAGAAAAG caGCACTGAAGGATGGTTTGACTTGAGCGTCATATGGATCTACAGTGGTGTTGTTCTAGCAGTTTATGTGTATACCATGTATCCGTCAATTCCAGGGGGAGACTCAG GTGAACTTATTACAGCTGCTCATGAACTTGGT GTTGCCCATCCACCAGGCTACCCGGTTTTCACTCTGCTGTCCTGGCTTGCTATCAGGCTGATTCCCATGGGTTCTGTTGCCTGGAGAGTCAACCTCCTCAATGCTGCAATGTCTGCCGGAGCAGCCTTTGTCTTCAGCTTGGCCATCTATAG GCAGACTTGCAGTGTGAGTAGTGCAGTGTTTGGCTCGTCTGTATGGTCTTTTGGCAGCCTGGCATGGACCTGGGCGGGGCAGACAGAGGTATTCTCTCTCAACAACCTGTTTGTGGCTGCTCTGCTTTACCTTTTGGTCACTTTCCAGCAGGCTGCATCTCACATCAGGGTGAAG GTTGCTTGTACAGGAGCGTTGGTGAGCGGACTGGCTCTGTGTAACCAGCATACGGTGGTGGTCTATGTAGCTGTTATTGCTGTCTGGGTCCTCACAGAGCTTGCCAGGGACAAG GTGCTGTCATTGGTCACCCTAGTTCAGGTGGGTGTGTCCTTCCTGTGTGGACTGGTACCCTACATCTACCTACCATTAGCCTCAACTTATAGTCCTGCACGCTGGACATGGGGCGACCAGTCTTCACTCTGGGGATTTATCACACACGTCCTGCGTAGGGAGTATGGGACATTTGACCTTGCAAAG gGACAAAATAAAACCAGCAGCAGCTTGATGTTCAATCTCTG GGGCTATGGTGGTCACTGTGTTCAAGAATTCACGTTGCTGGTTGTCATTTTAACCATAGCCGGGCTTTGTCACGCAGTGACCAG GATCCTGCGGCCAGTGCTGGTGTGTGTTGCCATGGCAGCGTTGTACCTGGGTCTGTTCTCCTGGAGGGccaaccttgaccttgacaacAAACTCTATCTTGGAGTG GTGGAGAGGTTCTGGATGCAGGCTGACATGGTGATCATCTTTTGTGCTGCTGTTGGGTACAGCTGGCTTGAAAA GTTTATGGAAACAAAGGTGGCAGTTGTGAAGCACTTTAAACTGGGACTGGCTGTGGCCATTCTGGCCTGCAGTCTACAGATG caAAGAAACTTTGGTGAGTGTAACCAGCATGAGAACACTGCGATCCTTGAGTTTGGTTCCCGACTGTACAACAACATGCCCCATAATGCCCTGGTCCTCACCGTGGGCGATCTGCCCTCGAATGTTCTCAG atacatgtacaggtgTGAAAACAATAGGCCTGATGTTCAAGTCTTAGACCAAGAG CTGATGTCGTACAAGTGGTTTGTGCCGAGGTTGCGTCACGCCTACCCCAATGTGACATTCCCGGGACACCACATGGATAGTAAAAATGGCATGCTCAGTAACGGCCAGCAGGTCTTCAACTTCCGAGCCTTCCTGAATGCACACTACGGCAG GTATCCAATTATTGGATGTATTGGTATGCAGGAGAGAGAAATCTCCTGGAAGCAGGAGTATGAGTTGTTCCCCTATGGTCCGTGTTTCCTGGTCACCAAGAAGGGCAAGCCACTCAACATTGAGGAGTTCCTGCCCTTGGCTCTAAATATTTCAAAGGGCTGGAATTATACCTACCAAGG CTTTGATGGCCGTGGGTGGGAGAGAGTGGCTACAGATGAAATGTGGAGTGCCAA GGTAAACATTCCCCTGGAGTTGTACCTACGGGCCACTAATCACCACAAGGAAGGCAGCCAGGAGTACAACGATCTCATGATCAAGGCTTATCAG TTCTACAAGGCAGCAGTGGATGCAACCCCTGTGAATGCCATTCCATTTTACTGGCACACCAACTACGCCCTAGCGTGTGAGCGACTACTCCGGATAGACCATGGTTACTCCAAGGCACAGCTGCTCAATGACACTATATTCCACTTTGAAATGAACTTGAAGAAAAACCCACATGACAAGGATGCTAAAGTCATCAGAGAGTCTGTGGAAAACTTGAAAACGTTTATAGGTGTTATAAAGTAG